Genomic DNA from Harpia harpyja isolate bHarHar1 chromosome 13, bHarHar1 primary haplotype, whole genome shotgun sequence:
TCCCCCTGCTGAGGGAGGGGAAGCCTGCAGCTGATGAAACTGCAAAGTGTGTTTCCAAACCCCACCCAGTGCTGCCTTGACGTGGCACGTTCCTTCCCCCTGCCCTAAGAGCCGAGTTCAAATTATTGGCAGCAGCACTTCTGGGAGAAGCCAGCAGGCTCCAGGCAGCTAGTGGTGTAGCATGGAGCTGAGCCCTGCCGGGCAGCTGAGGGCAGGCACCTGCCCTGGAGCTGTTCTCATCCTCTCTTAGCGCCTGCTACTCCCCTCGATGATGCTTTGTTGGCTCTGTTGTAATTTGTGGAGCATGGGAGCAGCCACTCTGATGTGAACTGTGGCCCAGAGAGCTGAACAAGTCATTCACCAGAGCGTGATCAAAACAGATACCTGTCATCAAGTTGCATGTAATATCACCCAGAGTCTGGGGAGGAAGTAAAATGGGGTTATACACTCTTTCTGCAATGGAGGAAAGCTTTCACAGAGGGCTGTGTGACTCTGGCATATTTCCCATCCCTTCCATGAGGAGTCTAGCAGTAGACTGTTTATGTGTTAATAGCAATTATCGGGAACCAGTGCCGAGATTTCAAAAAGCCCAGCAAAAAGTATGCCCATGCAGCTCCAGCTTCCTCAACTCTTAGACAGGAGCAGTCTCTCTTGTGCACTCCAGAGCTGGTGATAAGCATCACACAATGGACTGCTACACAGAGGGAATTGCCAAACTGTCTATAACAaaaatcttggggggggggggggggtgtagaaTAAAAATCAGTGTCTTCTAGGTGGAGAGGACCCACAGGGCTAAGCTACCATATGTAAGTTGTACAGTAAGGGCAAAGcctgcaactgcagccagaggagaACCACCATGAGGTAAAGGCTTCATACTAAGTGACTGGATAGGAGTTCAAGCCTAGGCTTGGCTGGCGATGCCCTGGGATAAGCCACTGTGCTTACAGTGCCTGCTTTTACAGTAGGAACAGAAAGCTGAGCAGTGATGCTATGGAAGTACCCATGGCAGGAAGTGGAGGCGAGTACAATGCAGCTTCTGGTAGCACCAAGCAGGCAGAGGCAAAAGCTAGCTGCCACCAGCTAAACTGGGTACGTCCAGCACCATATGCAATTCAGGAGTTCCAGTTCCTGTTAGACTTGGGGTAGAGATAATTTATTAGACTTTTCCACATTAAAACCTGACAGGCAGTATAAAAACttttaactgtatttaaaaacactgaTTCTCTAAAAACTCCCAGCATGGCTGAGAGTTAAGGAGGTAAGCGCTTAAAGAAAAAATCTAAAGTTCTTGTCGCACCTTCTCTGGGTCGTTTTGCACTAGATCCTGCTGGAGTCTTGGGCTTGTTCTTTGCCTTGGCAGGACACCTGGAAGCTGCAGCCtttgggctgggagctgctgctggagccatGGGAGTGCTGGGCTCCAGGAAGGAACTTTGCAGCTCCAGAGCAAAGTGATAGTCCATGTGCTCTGGGAACTCCCACACCAGCACAAGCTGGCCGCACTTCTCACAGCACTGGTGGTCCCCCAGCGAGGCAGGAGGGAGTGGGGTGAGCTCAGGAGAGGGTGGCAAATTCTGCTCATTTCCCTCTATAGCTGGCTCTAATTTCAGAAGGGTCCTGGAGCTGGGTGGAGTTGAGGGTGTTTGTATAGCATCAGACAGCGACTTCTCACAGGGAAGCATCTTGTAAGGAGAAGTAGGGCTCCCATCTCCGGGACTCTGTTTCACAGGGGACTCCAGGTCACACTGCACTGAGGCAAGTCCAATGCCATCTCTCTCTTGGTCCtttgcagagctgggcacaggtGACTCAGCAATGGTAGCAGCAGGCAGGCTGGTTGCTGCCACCATCTGTGACTGCTGCCTTTCTGCCGCCTTTTGGAAGAACGACTCAATAGCATTAGCTGGCTTCTGCCTAAACTCTTTGCTTGGGCTCCTAAAGAACTTGACCCTGGGCCTCCTAGAGGACATGTTTTCGCTGGCAGTGGTAGTGTCATCAGGCTGGGTATCACTCGTCAGGAAGGTGGCAATGCCTGCAGAGCCTGTAGCAGGCTCTGAGAACTTGCTTGCCGAGAGAAGCACCGATATGAGTGGTGGAGACCTGCAAAGGACAGACCAACATCAGCTCAGACACCAGCCTGGAAAGCAAGAAGTCTCTTGAGGTAAGACTTTAAGTAACGTAAAATGTTCACAGCCAGGAGACAGGGGAACTGCACTCTGGGTATCTGGCAAGGGGTGGGAGGAGATGTTTCTTCTGACAAAATGTTAGTATTGCTACCTCCAGAACAGAGTCTCACAGACATAGCAGGCTGTGTTGGGCAGAGCAGAAAGCCTCTTCCCAGAACAGCATTTCCCAAAGGAAAGGGCACTGGAGCAgggacagccagctgccagcctggACTTTCAGTCTACCACAGGCCAGAGCTGCTGTGAGACTCCCAGGCAAGATGAGAGCAGCAGCCTTGTCGAAGCCGAATGGGACCTTCTTGCCTTAACTATGCCTCAGCCTTcactgcagagcaggaggaaaggagaaagcaatgTTGAATACGGGAGCTCCACACCTTAGTTTTCCTTCCTGCCCCAACAGCCTCCTCCCAAAAAGCACCTTTGTCCTTAGGGGAGGAGAGCAAGGCCTAGCTAGCTTCTCCAGCCCAGCAGGCAAGGACTGCCTCACTCCAGCTGGACACCACCCTGCCAGTAGCAAGCATCAGCTCTAAGTACAGAAGTCAGAAGTGTCTCACCAGATGTGGGGCTAGGAAGAGGCCAGGCTCTTACAGCTGTCCTACCGCTAACAAGTGGAGGTCACTGCGCTCTGCTGTACGTGCGCTGGGGATCACTTTTCCTGCCAGTTGGCATAACATTCTTAATCCTTTCTGTCAGGTCCCTGGCTCATCCTGCACCTCCTGCAGCAGAACAACCCCTGACAGAAACACGAACGACTTCCTCCCACACTCACCAGGCTGCCTGGTGAGCCCCAGCCATGTTGCAGTTTTGGATGAGGGCAAAGGCATCGTTGCACATTTTCTGGGCATCATAGCGGGACAGCGCGCAAAAGCGTGACACCCGGGTGTCTCCCTGCATGCGGATGACCACCATCAGCTGCTTGGCCACTCGGTGGTtctgcagagagaagaggtaGCCGTGTTTCAAGCGACACCtgcaggaaaaagcaggaaaggcCGAGGAGACCGTCCGGCTGCCCAGAACCCTGTACGATCAGCTACCACCTCCCGATGATGCTGTGTGACAGATGGCAGCTTGTCCTGCCTGGCCTGATCTCCAAGGGATGAGATACAGGACAGCAAGTGCTTGTACAGCTGTGCCACATAGGATGGGAAGCAGTTACTCCTTGCTTTCCTTCAAAGGCAGCTGCACACCTTTTCTTGGCACGCCCTGCAGGGATGAAGCTAGCCGATTAATCTCACCCTGGCCTGCAGTCTACCATCCAGATTTGAGCGTATTGCTTCCTCTCACAGcccacagcacaggcagagctgcatCAGCAAAGGGCTTGCAAGggagcagcagtgcagcaggaTGAAGGTCCGGTGGCTCAGGTCCCTGCATCCTAAAGCACGGGACAAGGACCATTCTTAGTCCTGCAGTGTTCTGGGGCAAAACCATCCTTCCTGACTGGGGTCCTGCATGCCTTTTTGCTTGGGACACCTCAGCACACAGGCACACATCTGAGAGCGAGCAGATTTCCTCCCCCACTGCACACTACCCTCAGCCTCCTGCAAACAGCTCACGGTGCAAACATGCTGCGTGGCTTCCTGAAGGCCAGCCAGGAGAATGCTGTCCCCATGCCTCTCCTCCTTACCTGGCTCCTGTCCTTGGTCAGTCTAGATTCCAGCTCCAAGGCCAGCTGCAGAAGCCAGTGTTGCACCTGGACAAAAAAGTGGTAACAGACAGGTTGGGCCTCTGCCACCAGGCCAGAGCAACGCTCCGCATGCTGGGGAATGCCAGAGGGACATCAGACTGGAATGGATGCGGACTATCACGAGGCCCCATAGCTGGAGTACTCCTGGAGAAATTAGCCCAGGTGAGGATTAAATGCTGGAGGCAAGGTATTGGAGATACCATAGAAGTCCTGCAGCATTACTACGAGACTTTGCCAAGTAATCTGGGTCCCCTGCCCTGGATCTCTCTTCGTGTCTCCCTACAGCTCTGTGGGAACCACTCCCCAGCTAACAGGTAAGGTGCGTCCTCCCTCTTTCTTTGGGCTATCTACCTTCTTTCTAGTAACCAAGCCCTTGAAGCTTGGCACTGTGAGTACCTTTTGAACAGCACAGACCCACAGTCTTGCTCGTGGCAATTACAGTAAGGTTGAACCTCTTTTTGCAGTTCGTCAATGCATTTCTGTCAAACAGGGATATCCCTGATATCTGGGGCCCAAACCACCTCTTCCCACTGTACCCCTAGACTGAGTTTCAGGGCACTGtgacacagaaaagcagcagttctgcGAGCTAGTCTCAGCTTTTAGAGTTCTCATCTCTGGTGCAAAGACCAAGCCTTGTGCTAGATGTAGGCTTCTCCTACCTCATTCTGTGTGGCCAGGGCTGTCTTCCCAGGGAAGTTCTTGCTGCAGCCAATGGACTGGGGCAGGTACCGGTTTTTGACAGGTTCATCTTCAATTCCTCTGCACAAGTCATAGAGCCAGGACCTGAAAGCCACAGAGGAATCATGAGGTAAGGCAGCAACAGACAGGCAGGCATCACTGGGCAGCAAGCCAGCATTCCGCTGAGCCATGCTTTCAGCTCTGTGCAAGCTGTGACTCTGCCTCTCATCCCCAGCTCTGCAGTTGCAGCCACAGCTGAACAGGCAGGCTTCCTTCAGGCCACAGCTGCCTGTCAGCGCAACTCCTCTGCCCCTTTTCCTGAAGTGGCAACAGTTCACCAGTCTGCAGGGCACCCTAGCCACCACTGCTCTGGGCCCAGAAGTGGTGTTTCAGGCTCCAGTCCAGCCTTGTAATTTTCTCTGTAATGAGACTGTCAAGCCTGCCTGCTTCCCAGTTTGCAGGGAGCCCTTCCACAGCTTGGCCCCATCCTTAGGCACTGTAGAGGAAGGCAGAGAAGCTGGCTGACAGGCAAAACATTATCCTGGGGAGGGTGCCTGGGAGCAGGCAAGACTGGAAACCTGTTTGTGGGCCTGCCAGACCAATGCTTCTCAAAGATGTCACTGAAGTTTTACCTTCCAACCTTCCTAATCACAGCAGAACCACCTGTGACTGAAAGGAAGTCTCAGTTCCTGTCAAGAGGCAAGTTGTGGTGAGTGGGTTATTACCCAGTTTTGTCTCCAAAGTGAGTCTGGAGCTCTGTCTCACTGAACTGTGTCAGCTGCCCAATGTACTCTACTCCCAGGATGTCTGTGATGGCAGTGCCAAGTTTGCCTCCCAGGTTACGGctacagcagagaaagaaaaagagaaagagaaaacacaaatgaagCACCATGTGGAGACTATGCCAACTCTTCTTGCAGCAGCTGTCCCTAGATCAGGACAGCTAGAAGCAGTCAGGAACTAGCAGGAAAAAAGGGAACACTTGGTACATAACAGCTTTTCTGCGCATAACAGGACACATAAAAGTTGAAGTGGGAACTGCTCCTTGGCTCACCCAGTTTCAGtgcttctccctctgctccaTCTTCAAAACGTGGTCCCAAACCATGCTCTGAAGAATGCCTCACACGCTGCCTGCTTCCTCTTACCCTTCCGCACAACCCCCCCTCCATCCCTAGTGAGACCCTGAAAGCAGAGAACAGCAGTGCAGGTCTGGAGAGCAGGACCAGGGATCCATTCCTctggagcagcagtgctggtaaCTCTTCCCTACACCAGGAAAAGTACTTGCACGTAGTGTGGATGCTCAAAACCAAACTACATCTGCTCTCTGGGAGCACAGCTCTGTCATTCACACTGGGGCACAGCTATGGCCTCCTTTCCCAGTTTCTCCTGGCTTACACCTATACACCCCAGCAGTCATCTTCAGCACAGCTCTACCCAGGGAAAGGCTGCCCACAGGATGCTAGTGGGCTCTTTGAGTGTGGTCCCTTCACTAGCAGGACTGCAGCTCCCAAGCATGCTCCTCCTGAACTGTTGCTCACAGCTGTGAGGGATTACTGGCACGATTTCCTCTCCGTTTTTTACAAGCATTGATGAACAGTTACTGTGGAGTTGAAAGCCTTTGCTGACTGCTATCAATTAGCATCAAATTGCTCTCTGTTGAGGTGGCCAGGAACAGCTTCCTACCCCAAGTCACTTTAGTTCTGCTCACATAAGCAATGATGACAAACCAACAGGAGCAAGTACCACAACAATGAAGACAAACAGAGCTCTCTTCCTGATAAAAGCCTGGATAGTGGAAGCACAGCACCAGCATTTCAAATACATGCTCTTGCCACAGAACAGCTCAGCCTGAGCCCCAGGTTGCACAAAAGCAGGCAGGTCCCCAGTACTTACATATTGCTGACAGGCAGTTGGCTGAAGAGCTGTGGGACAAATCGCGAAGATACTAGTGTCTGGCGGTTGGGCTTGTTTAACCCACAGGCCAGTTTTG
This window encodes:
- the POLH gene encoding DNA polymerase eta, with translation MSRGRERVVALVDMDCFFMQVEQRLDPQLRGRPCAVVQYTEWQGGGIIAVSYEARAFGVSRGMWATEARALCPELALARVPQARGKADLTRYREASAEVMQVLSRFAAIERASIDEAYLDLTGSARERLRALRGRPLAAALLPTTFVQGLPDDPDPGPGPGPQPGAKEELRQHGLHEWLASLSFNNPDCPDLQLTMGAVIVEEMRVAVEAATGFKCSAGISHNKTLAKLACGLNKPNRQTLVSSRFVPQLFSQLPVSNIRNLGGKLGTAITDILGVEYIGQLTQFSETELQTHFGDKTGSWLYDLCRGIEDEPVKNRYLPQSIGCSKNFPGKTALATQNEVQHWLLQLALELESRLTKDRSQNHRVAKQLMVVIRMQGDTRVSRFCALSRYDAQKMCNDAFALIQNCNMAGAHQAAWSPPLISVLLSASKFSEPATGSAGIATFLTSDTQPDDTTTASENMSSRRPRVKFFRSPSKEFRQKPANAIESFFQKAAERQQSQMVAATSLPAATIAESPVPSSAKDQERDGIGLASVQCDLESPVKQSPGDGSPTSPYKMLPCEKSLSDAIQTPSTPPSSRTLLKLEPAIEGNEQNLPPSPELTPLPPASLGDHQCCEKCGQLVLVWEFPEHMDYHFALELQSSFLEPSTPMAPAAAPSPKAAASRCPAKAKNKPKTPAGSSAKRPREGATRTLDFFFKRLPP